TGAAACTGGAGCACttatatattttaacacaaaattaGAGACACTTATATTGACCACATGTAGTAAAGATATTGGACGCGCATCATTTTCCGGCAGACATTAATGCTCAGATAACCAGGCCATGTGTCGCTTCTTGAAAACTCACCTCGCTTCATCCTTCACGTTGCCCCAGTTGTGTGAGCCGCTGCCACTGCGCTTCTCTTCACTTTNNNNNNNNNNNNNNNNNNNNNNNNNNNNNNNNNNNNNNNNNNNNNNNNNNNNNNNNNNNNNNNNNNNNNNNNNNNNNNNNNNNNNNNNNNNNNNNNNNNNACATAcgtacaaagacacacacatgaaaaccaaatatgcacttacaataaaatctcaatcaaaacattgacatgtgagacatctcactttaattctatctttgttgagagtcgcacatgctcagtagctaggtaagatcacatcagctagataactgtTTCCTCAACTTTGGCCAGTACAagacaggattagctgggagacttcgtCTAGACTAGGTTGACTTGTGGAAAACCTGCAGAACaaatgtaagtagttcttttgtagattatggtgaactagtgtttgttgtagcagtgttttgccattgagaacgagctatgatgctagcgctagcatgtgctacggttagccacctcatctcggctagtgacgtagaaacctttgcagattttgaacagctcactcggagactgaaggcaggggACTTTCAGAAACCCGTAAGTGTATGCACGTGGAAGCaccagaaatacaaaataaaaccccaaatcccATAATATGGGCACTAATACTTTTAGCCCACAAGAAGAGTCCTTTGAAAACCAACAATAACCAGTGACCTCAAGTCTGAAGTGAAAAGAAGCTTAACTGAGATGTCattaagaaacacattttcttcagATGCCATTTGGACTGTCATTCAGTGTGAAGTATTCTGTAGAGTACGGGTTTCTgccattttataatttaatatttttaattaagatgTATTCAAAGTAGCAaactcctttaaaaaataacacattaatcACATGTGCGTTACATCAGTGAGTGTGCGGTCGAGAGAGAGTATGTTTGTGACTGTGAGTATGAAGTTAGCAGTGCTGTGTTTGTACTTCTGTTTGCAAAATATACGCTAAAGCCTTTAAAACCCAAGTCCCTGTGTCTTGCTTCTTGCCACATGCTGATCAAAGTAAATGGGGTTAGCACAAAAATTAGTGATAACAGCCGccgccccccccaaaaaatagaCACCTGGTCGCCTTACAACTTTTCAAGTGGAAATCTTGATGACTGCCAATAGAATTTTTAGGTCAGTTAGTCTTTCgtttcaaataaacacacattggTCTGTACTCGGTTGATAATTGACTCACGATTTGTCATTGCCGCTGTGTCTGTCGAAGTCTCGTTTCCCACGGGAGTCAAAGCCTTCTGCACGGCCCATGCCCCGTCCTCTTCCACCACGCCCACCCCGTCCGCCACCACGCCCTCTCGGGGGCCTGTCTCCAGAAGGCCTGATGGACATAAACAgacactaaattaaaaataaaataaaaagaaagtgtgtAAACATGACCTTTCTAAAATGAGTGCTCAGCACTTATCTTTACAAGCTCATTAACCCACATGCATGTCTGCTCTTAATGGCACTGGCTTTCCAAAGTTTCAAAAAGAAATTTACAGATGGCTGTGATGTTAAGGTTAAGTGAGCAAAGATTAGACATAACACTTTATCTTTGCATACACCCCTACAATGATCCTGTGATCGCACCAGACAGGCTCGATCTTATCAGCACGTTTAAACATGCTCTTGGTTATTTATCACAGCTACCCACTTGTCAGCAGAGAACTCTCCAGCTCCCTCTGGCTTGTCCTCTGCCGGCTTCTCGAAACGGCGCTCGCGAGGTGGTCTCCGTTCCGGCCTCTTGTCTCCAGGTCGCCCTTCACCCTGCCCGCCCTGATGCTGGGAACCAGGCTGGCCCTGCTGGTCTGGTCTTCGGCCCACACGCCTGATTCCTAAAAATCGAAAGGAGCATTAAGATGGGAATCAAACTATCAGAAGGCAGTCATATTGATTAGTCGAATAACTCCCTACCCTATTTGTGCACAAAGATTATATTTAGTAGAAGTAAAAATACCACATTTGTTATAACTGGCCTAAAGTCTTGAAATCTGGTATGGCCATACTGTGGCCAAATATCTAACagtacaactttaaaaaaaacaaaaaaggttaaCATTAGGTTTATGAAATGTCTTCTTGTATCTCCACCCCCCACCTCCcttataaaatataatgaaaatataaaaaaaacagctttgacCAACTTTGaacatttcttcattttcatgcTTAGGCAAGCCCAGTGAAACACTTGcacaaattcaacattttagttGTGTTCAACAGTTTACGTGCAGGACTGTTTGGGTGCAAACTGTCATGCAAAGCTTCGGACGTAGCCTACTCCGTCTCCAGTCAGCAGCTTAGCTAAACAAAAGCAGCCTACACTTAATTTCACTGCACATTGTTTACAATCATGGCTAACAGGGGGCCTGCCTCTTTTTATTAACTCGGTGCCATTGTTAGTGAACTCAATTTTAAACAACTaagctgtaataaaaaaataaataaaaaaaaactcaggagAGACATCACCAACCCAAACAAAGAGCAGCATAGTTTCCCAGTGCACAGGTGAATATCTTGGAAATTTGCCTTGCAAACCCTGCAGCCGGTAACTGAGCTGCGTAGCAAGTGCACGAAGCATCATCCACCAGACAGTAACCCTACACTACACCTTACTGTAGGATGCTGGTGGAAACCATGTCTGCGACACAGGCTCGCCAGTCTGCACAGGGCTTTGCACCTGAGCTTGTTTATATAATTACCCGGTACAGACATCTCTTGTTGTCTAGCTTACCTCCGTCTGTCAGGTTGACCTCACGCTGTGTTTCGCTCAGACCAGCATCTGCTAACGTTAACGGAGCTAACAAGAGATGCACATGACAGTTGATacgaaaaagatgaaaaataaacatgcactgcacaaaagaaagagagcagaggatttttgttttgtttaccttCTTTCTTCAATGGAACCGGAGCTTGGGACTCCTCTTTCTTGTCCAGCAGCGGGTTCTTTCGGTCCTTCTGTGACTCCTTCTTCGGCTGCTTTGCTGCTTGAGCCGCGGACTTGGTGGAACCAGCGGCGGCCCCCTCCTTCTTCTTGTTTTCAGCAGCTTTCAGGATCTCGAACGGGTCGGACTCATCGTCAAATAACTGGTCGAACCGATTGGTTACGACGCAGCCGAAGCCTTCTTGCAGGTGTCCGGGCATGATGGCGCCCCTTCAGCGGGATTCACCTCCGATTCTACGAGGCTTGATGCGAACAATTCGCTGGATGCTGCCACAAGATGGCTGGGAGAGCTGCCCCTTCTCTTCCGGTGCGAGCACCATCCGGGACATCGTACAGCGCGCACCAATCTGAGCACACGGTGgctgcaatgtttttatttacattatgtaACGAGATGCTAGTGTCCTCTCATGTTCTCCTGGAATAATCCAGGATTTAATTTCGGAGAGGAAGTCACATTAGGCTGCTAATATGTGAATGCAGTAAACAGGTTCTGCTACAATGTGCACGCACTGCATGCATTTCCAAGTTCGTCTAAATAAGTAGTccacacaaaagacacatttctaAAATCATACACTATAGTATACAGTGTCTGAGTAAGCTCTACACTTGTGGACACCATACAATTATTGCTAACAAAAACTCAGTAGCACCTTGTAATTGCAGCAATTACTAGATGCTCATATGACCATATAATAACATTAAGTGGAATTTGTCTGTTTatgaaaagcagcaaatgcTGTGGTGAGGGCCAGCAGGGGCATGCTGGGTAACAGCTGGTCATAACATATCTGCCAAGACTACCCTCTGTACAGGCAGCTCAGCACAATGAGGAAGCCGTCACACTGGTTGAAGATACATTTTGACACTTTCTAATGTAATTTGAGGATTATCTTTTGAGTCATGGAcgtaattgatttaaaaacaagaaagaaaccCTGTTCAGACCCAGGCCACGTGTGGATGTTTATGAAAATTACTCATTTTCACCTCAGCGCAAAATTGCTGCATTCAGAATCAAATGCTAAAGGTGCAATGAAAGCATGTCATAAAATATGCCAAGCTTTAAGGATTTCCCTGATTAACATTAGTTATACGGctgtatttctttctgaaatggcttttaaaaatgGCATCTGATGCATATTTTTTATgcgtgttttctctttttttccccattttccaCAACAACAATATTAGATGCTTAATTGTTTCCTATCTGCCAGATGAGCTAATTAAAAGTTTGTAAGGTAAGAAGCCTGTTGTGGAAGAAACATGATACAGATATCAGGTAAAGATGCAGCAGACAGTGGTATCTGAATTTCAACAAGAAAGCAGCAACAGATGCGACTCCTGCTGGTTACTGATCTCACATGATGCAAATGCATAAACAAAAGGTATTTTAGGTTAAGTTTGTGAAAGACCAATCTTTCAAGATATAACACATACATTTCGACATTCATTTACTGTAGTAAATATGAAAAAGGCATATGAGTCTGAAGAAAAGACATATGGTtcaaatggaaagaaaagaataagAGCACCTTTATTGTTCTTCATCCCAAATTGCACACATTTGCAACAGCAAACCCATCCATTAAAAGACTTGCTTCTACTCTATCTTACTGAGGTATTGTCCATTAGCTTACTGTCCAAAAGCTTACTTGTCTGCATTCCCCTCACTCTGTTTCCTTCTCACTACTTTCTCAAGTTCGAGAAGCTTTGAATAGAGGATCTCGGACATCTGTTCATCGATGTCCATCTGAAatgggaacaaaaacaaatgcagaaaatctgaattaattacatgtaaataaagcaGATTGCAACAATAACATCTTCCAGTTTAAAACTGTTCAAGGTTTCCTGCTTGATATTCTATAAAAAGCATCTCAACTCACCCAGTCTCTCATGAATATCTGAGTGACTATAATACTACGATTCAGGTTATCTGAGCTTCACATAGAGCAGACTTGAGCAGTATAATATATGTGGAAGAAGTGGTCTCTGGTTACTCACCTGTCGAGGCTGAGTGTAGTTTTTTCCAAGTCCTGATGTTAAACTGTGATACTTTGCTCTTGGATCCAGAGACTCAGGGTTTTGAACAAATAACCAGTGCTGTGAAAAGCCAGAACAGGACTTTGTGTTCACAGTGCATTCATTGTAGAGAGAGATTTTTATATAGACAGCAACAGGAAAGGTCGACAACATACCAGCGCCTCTGCTCCGTTGTATGGTGTGAGCGTAAATGTGTTCGTAAAGATCCTAATCTGTACcccacagaaagaaaatatatcATAATAACTCCAATAATGTTTAACAGAgatgagtaaaataaaaagatcacTCACCAGCCACATGATGGGCATGATGAGGGTCCAGAAGAAGGAAGGGAGGATGCCATAGGTCAGATTAGTCATCACCAGTCCTGGACATATTACGGAGGAAAACAGCCCCTGTcacaaagagaagaagacagttATTTCACATCACAGATCAATGTTTAGGTTTCTTCTGATGTACAGTGTCTGTTACTTTCTGAAGTTGAGAATGCTGTGGGAGTGGATTGTTCAGGCCAGCAAAACATTGTTAACTTCTTTTCAAGAAAACAGGGAGCTAAAGGAATTGTCGAACATGTCtgttatcattaaaaaaaaactcacaaaaagcAACCCTCTTGTAAATCGTACAAAAGATACAGTAGATCTAATAAAGAACATTCTAGTAGTACCTGCGGTGAAAATGAATAACCAATCCTTGAAAGCACATTAGTTTGGACCAGAAATGTACCCATTGTTTTATGACAGAGTTATGCAAGTCTTGTTACTTTGCCCCATTACAGTCTTCCTGGCCTGGAAACCAGATGACTCTGCAAACTTCCATTTTTCATGTTTCCTGCTCTGGC
The window above is part of the Etheostoma cragini isolate CJK2018 chromosome 12, CSU_Ecrag_1.0, whole genome shotgun sequence genome. Proteins encoded here:
- the serbp1b gene encoding plasminogen activator inhibitor 1 RNA-binding protein isoform X1; the encoded protein is MPGHLQEGFGCVVTNRFDQLFDDESDPFEILKAAENKKKEGAAAGSTKSAAQAAKQPKKESQKDRKNPLLDKKEESQAPVPLKKEGIRRVGRRPDQQGQPGSQHQGGQGEGRPGDKRPERRPPRERRFEKPAEDKPEGAGEFSADKPSGDRPPRGRGGGRGGRGGRGRGMGRAEGFDSRGKRDFDRHSGNDKSEEKRSGSGSHNWGNVKDEASEAEQTAAPETTPEGEENAPAGSENKENEVEQPKNEGPKEMTLDEWKAMQDKERTKVEFNIRKPNEGADSQWKKGYVLHKSKSEDRPVGAVIEAAETETEPTPVYNKVPAALTLQQGTPDDSSDHHFRKPANDITSQLEINFGDLGRPGRGRGGARGGRGGRGGGGSSGGGSGGVGSRTARGGGRTEKASGVSVPNVDDPEAFPALA
- the serbp1b gene encoding plasminogen activator inhibitor 1 RNA-binding protein isoform X2 translates to MPGHLQEGFGCVVTNRFDQLFDDESDPFEILKAAENKKKEGAAAGSTKSAAQAAKQPKKESQKDRKNPLLDKKEESQAPVPLKKEGIRRVGRRPDQQGQPGSQHQGGQGEGRPGDKRPERRPPRERRFEKPAEDKPEGAGEFSADKPSGDRPPRGRGGGRGGRGGRGRGMGRAEGFDSRGKRDFDRHSGNDKSEEKRSGSGSHNWGNVKDEASEAEQTAAPETTPEGEENAPAGSENKENEVEQPKNEGPKEMTLDEWKAMQDKERTKVEFNIRKPNEGADSQWKKGYVLHKSKSEDRPVGAVIEAAETETEPTPVYNKQGTPDDSSDHHFRKPANDITSQLEINFGDLGRPGRGRGGARGGRGGRGGGGSSGGGSGGVGSRTARGGGRTEKASGVSVPNVDDPEAFPALA